From Xanthomonas sp. 10-10:
CGCCCGCGAGACGGAGGTACTGAGCCTGGTGGCCACCGGCTGCTCCAACAAGCAGATCGGCAACGCCTTGAGCATTTCCGAAGAGACGGTCAAGGCGCATATGAAGAACATCCTGGCCAAGCTCGGCGTGCGCGATCGCACCCACGCAGTCACCGTTGCCCTGCGCCGGGGAATCCTGTCGCTGGAAACCTGAGCCGCCTGCAACCTGGTAGGTCGCAAGCGTCGGTCGCTCTTCAATCGCCGCTTCATCCGGTCATTGCGGTAGCACGGCAAGGGCAGGCGGGATGCCAAGACGCACCCCGCGCATCGGCCGGCTCACCCATGGCGCCGCGATGGATCGCCCCATGGAGGACTCCCCCACCCCGCTGCCCACCACGCTCGCCAGCGCCAACTCTGTAACCCGGTCCACCATTCTTGAACGCAAGGCGCACAAGGCGATCGACACGCACTGTCAAATCGATCGGCTTGAGCTATCTTATGCCCCGCCAAGCGGCATGGGGGCCGCTTCAGCATCTTGTCTGACAGCCGATAACGGCTAGGTCCGACCGCCGCACAGCGCTGCGGCGGCACTCGATTCAATCACTAAACGCGTTCAGGGGAATTGCGATGCTTCGTCACTCTTTGCGGGTGCGCCTGCTGTTGCCGGTGCTGGCCTTGGTGCTGGTCGTGGTGGTGGCCCTCACGGTCATTCTGGCCATTACCGAAGCGAACCGGGTCAAGTTCGAGACCGGCGACGCGATCGAGCGCCAGTCGGTGTCCTTGCAGACCTTGTTCGCCGTCACCCGCTCGATGATGCTCGACCGCGTCAATTCCTCGATGCGCCAGTTGCGCAAGGAAGCCAATGCGCAGGGCGCCCCGAGCATCGGCAGCGAAATCCGCGTCGCCGACCGCAACGCCAACGACCTGCTGCTGGGCCAGCGCCCGCAGGCAAACGCCTTCACCATGCTGGACGACGTCACCGCCATTCACGAAGGCACCGCGACCTTGTTCTCGCGTACCGGCGATGAGTTCGTACGCATTTCCACCAACGTCAAGAAGGACGACGGCAGCCGCGCCATCGGCACCGTGCTCGACCCCAACGGCCAGGCTGCCGCCAAGCTGCGCAACGGCGAGAGCTTCTACGGCGTGGTCGACATCCTCGGCAACCCGTACGTCACCGGCTATGAGCCGATCTTTGCCGGCAACGACAAGCGTGTCATCGGCGCCTGGTACGTCGGCTACAAGGCCGACACCCAGGCCCTGGAAAACGTGGTCAGCAGCCGTCGCGTGCTCGATTCCGGCTTCATCGCCGTGTTCGACAGCAAGAACAAGCTGCGCTTCCAGTCCACCACCGGTGCCACCACCGACACCGCCACCATCGAGCGCATCGTCAAGGACAGCCCGGACGACTGGGTCGTGACCAAGCAGGAAGTGCCCGACTGGGGCTTCACCCTGGTCTCGGCCTATCCCAAGAGCGACGTCAATGGCGTGATCGTGCGCCAGTCGCTGTGGATCGCCGGCATCGGCCTGCTGGTCTGCGCCCTGTTGCTTGGCCTGCAGTGGGCCCTGATCTGGAACCGCGTGCTGCGCCCCATCCAGCATCTGACCACCGTGGCCGAAGAACTGAGCCTGGGCAAGTGGAACCACACCATCGAAGAGGTCAACCTCAAGGATGAAATTGGTACCCTGGCGCGTGCCATCTCCCGCCTGTCCAACAGCGTCCGGTTGGCCATGGAGCGCCTCAGCAAACGCTGAGCCGCTCCGCCCGATTTCGTACCAGATGATGCAAGGAAGACGCCATGTCCAATGAATTCCGTCCGCTGATCGAGGTCCTGCGCGAGCTCAGGGCGCTGGCACTGAAGAAGGCGTCCGGCTTTCTGTTTGTCGTCACCGAAGAAAACCATTCCTGCATCGTCCGCCTCAATGCCGGGCAGATCGAAGAAGTGGTCTTCCGCATGCTGCGCAATGACGAGGCGGTGCAACGCCTCACCATGGTCGGGGCCGCGAAGGCCCGCTTCCAGACCGACCCCGGCGCCGGCCTGGGCAAGCCATCCTTGCTGAGCGAAGACTCGCGCCAGTGGTTAATGGGCGGCTTCGAGCAGGATCTGGGCGGTGCGCCGGCCCCGGTGCGTGCGCCGGTCGCCACCGCTCCGGTGCCGGCACCTGCCGCAGCCAGCGCGGCACCCACAACGCCCGCACCGGCGTCTGCCGGCAACGGCGCAGCGCCGGACGAAGCGGTTCGCCAGGCGCTGGAAAAAGTCGCACTGAACTATCTCGGCCCCATCGCCGGCATGTTGTGCGATGAAGCCTGGGAAGCCTCCAGCGATATCGAGCAGGTGCTCAGCCAGCTCGGCGCCAATCTTTCCACGCCGCAGGAAGCGCAGAAGTTCATGGCCGATGCGCGTGTAGCGCTGGCCAAGCTGCGCTAAGGCGAGGCCAAGCTGCCGGCGGTGCACCAAACCATCCAATGCTGATCTAGTCCTCGTCCACTACTTCACCCATCACTGTCTCCTTCGAAAAAGTAATACTTGAGCAGGAGATCTGCGGGTATTACAGACCAGGCACCGCGTCGGCGGCTTGTGCACTGATTGCGCAGGATTGAGATACGGCCAACTGCTCGGACACGGCGCGTCCCGCCCTATGCGCTGCGCGGTGCAGCCGCCCATTGAGCGATGAAGTCGCCGATACTTTCTGCGATGCCGCTCTTGATCGTGCTTAGGCGAAGGATGGGGATGCCACTTTTCGCCAGAATTCCGTTCTTCAACGCGTCCCGCGCCGCCTGTTCTGGCCGGTCATGGGAACCACCATCGACCTCGATCACCCCTAAAGGCACCTTGCCCACCTTGAAATAGATGACGAAGTCGCAGCTGGCACGTGCCATGAAGGCTCGTTCGCGCTGCGTTAAATCCGGATTACTCGGCGATGCGACCTGATCCAGCTTGATCTGATCGTGGTACATCAACGACCGGTATACCGATGCGGAAAGCGCTTCGCGCAGCAACTGCGCCGCGATCTGTTCGGACTTGTAGCGCGAGTCCTCCGGCCTCAAGCGCGCGTTCAAGCGCGCAAGGGAGTGGTCGTACTCGCGATACAGCAGATCGAAGGCCGACACCACCGGCGCACGCACAATCTGCTCGTCCTGCGCGTAATAGCTGACGTAGCGCATCAGAGCCGCGATCTGGCCGTTGTTGCCGGTGAACACTTCGTCGCCCGTCACCAAGGTGAAGCGGTGCCTGGCTCGCGACACCGCTACGTTGACCATGTGCGGGTCGTCAACGAAATCCAGCCGCTCGCGTTGCTGGTTGTAGCGCTTCTTGTCCAGCACGGTGGAGAACACGATCTCGTCGCACTCCCGGCCCTGGAACTTGTGCACGGTGTCCTTGACGAAATCCTCCGGCAAGCAGGTACCCGAGAGATCAACCTGCGCTCGGAACGGGGCGATGAAGCCACGGCCGTCGCGGTCCATCCCGACGGGCTCGCCCTCGTCGTCAAGCAACTTGAGCAGGGAATCCAGCTCCCTGAGGTTGGTGTTGTTGCGGGTATGGTTCCCCCTGGCAGTCACCACCAGGCGTAGAGGCGACTCACCTTTATCTTCGGTCATTGGTACCAGTGCATTGTCGTAGAACTGCTGGTTGCAGAACTGGATGATCCTGGGGTGGCAGCGATAGTGCTCTTTCAACAGCGTCCTGGGTATCGCAGCCCCGAATACATTGATGCACGAATCGAGCAAACTGTATCGCTCGCAATCGTAGGCAGCGGCGGGCGCAGGCAGGCCGAGAGCAACCGGAATGTGCGCCAACTGGCGGTTATCGCCGACGACGATCAGGTTCTTTGCGCAGCCCAGAGGTAGGATGCCCGGCACAATGTCCTGCAATGAAGCCTCGTCGATGATCACATAATCGAGGATTGCGCCAGACGCGATCGAATTGACAAGGGAGTGCGTACCGCTGCCCAGAATCGGGAAACGCCGCAGAAAGGCATCGAACTGTTGTTGATGCCGGTACGTGTTGGCATCGAAGCTGTCCGAAGACCGCACCTGAGCTTGCAGATGTTGCTTCAGGTGACGCATCGATGCCGCCTTCAACGTCTCCAGCGAAACATCGAAATCAGCCAGTGCCAGCGAGTCGCGGCACTTCTGCAACTCCGCTTCCTTGTCTCGTGACGCCTTGTCGTAATAGTGCATCTGCAGGGCATGGAAAACGCTCAGGCGCGCATCGCCATCGGTGAACGGCTTGGTGCGGAAAATCTTGAACTTGAACAGCAGCTCGATGCGATCTTTGAGGCGGATGCGCTGCTCACCGAGATGGGCCAGGTAGGCCATCAGATCCGTGGTCTTGGGCGGCGACAGTCCGTACTTGTCCAGCGAGACGGTCACCTGCACACCGCTTTCTGCTTGCCACTGCTGCAGATAGCGCCGCTCGACGGTCAGCTCGTCTAGCTCGACCTGCAGTTGCGCCACCCGATTGCGATCGTGTAAGTGCTGTTTCACGCGGTCGAGCAGGACCTGGACTTCCTCCAACGACGGCGCAGGCTCGGATTCGATGGATGGCCACGGCGCTAGATCGGCGAAGAAGTCCTTGCGGTTGTTCTGGTTACCGAGCTTGGCGACCAGGTGACCCAGGCCGCACTTCTCCAGCTTCTCGTAGACGTTTTCCACCGCCGCATTGTTGTTGGACAGTACCGCCACCGTCTGCCCACGCAGCAGGATATTGGCGAGGATGTTGAGGATGGTCTGGGTCTTGCCGGTCCCTGGTGGGCCCTCGATGACGCTTACCTGCGCACGAAACGCCTGCTCGACCGCCGCAAGCTGGCTCTCGTTCAACCCGAACGGATAGATCAGCCCCTGACCTGCCGCTAGTACGCCGTTACGCCCCGTGCAATAGGCCTGCAAGGCAGTGTCGGCACTGGCGGGCAGTTTTCCCAATTGGTGCACGACATTTGCAGCGATTTTGCGGTCAGTCTCGGATTTCGCGCTATCGCGCCGGGCATTCGCCACGACTGAGAAGTAATGGAAGATCGGCGTATCTTTTATCGCCGTTGGCGCGACAAGACCGATACCTTCCATCTTATAGACGTAGGGCCTATTGGTGCCCGGATAGTGCACGACCGCATACCGTTCGTCATAGATCGTCACCTTGGAGATGGGCTTGACGATCGTGCTACCTGGTTTTGTCAGTAACATCGCGCCCAACTCGCGCGTTGGAGAAACGCGACAGTTGCCAAGTGGGCGGGTGTAGGTTTTTTTTGAAGGGTAATGACAAACCAGTTGCAGGGCTTTGTACTTGTCGCTCCAGCAAATCACCCAATCACTGATCTTCGCAGTCTTATCTTCGCCATCCACATGGATAGAAACCATACGTCCCTTATGCGTGCGCGAACGGCATCTTGATTTCGCTTTGCGGCGAACATCCAATGCAATTCTCTGTGCCGATAAGGATTTATCTTGCCATTACCGCCTTGTGGAAAAATATGGCTGTATGGTCAGCAAGAGGCAATCTGTGACGCAAGGCAATTAGCGCGCAGCTGCAAACCGGCGCGCGGGACTCTTCTATATTTCTCAGGCACTGCACCATTGCATGCCTTCAGCGCCACGGCGCCACTTCAGTATGCACGCCCACCGGAATGTCGATCAGAAGCGCTCCGGCGCTGAAAGATTGTTGGCGTCGAGCAAGTTTTCGCGAGCTAGCATCAGCGAGAGGCCGCCACAGCCCCCTGCCCGACCTTGGCAGCCTGTGGGCAGCAAGGTCGGGAGTGTCGTTCTGGCTAATGGATAGTTCCTCCACGCTACACCATCGGTGCGCTCAATCCGCTGCCATCACCGGCTTGCCGCAGTTCGGCTGCGCCATACAGGCGATCCATGCTCTAACCGGTGATAGCCACCACTAGCTCTGGTGACGTACTTTTTTAAAACAATACGTTACGAGGATTTTTCGATAGTCTGCGATAACCCGCCCGAAGGACCAGTCTCACTCCCACTCGATCGTCGCCGGCGGCTTGCCGGAGATGTCGTAGACCACGCGCGAGACGCCGCGCAGTTCGTTGATGATGCGGTTGCTCACCGTGCCGAGGAAATCGTACGGCAGGTGCGCCCAGTGCGCGGTCATGAAGTCGATGGTCTCCACCGCACGCAGCGCGATCACCCACTCGTAGGCGCGTGCATCGCCGACCACGCCGACCGACTTGACCGGCAGGAACACCGCAAACGCCTGGCTGGTCTTGTCGTACAGGTCGGCCTTGCGCAGTTCGTCGATGAAGATCGCATCGGCCTTGGCCAGCAGCTCGGCGTATTCGCGCTTCACTTCGCCCAGGATGCGCACGCCCAGGCCCGGGCCCGGGAACGGATGGCGATAGACCATGGTGCGGGGCAGGCCCAGTTCCACACCGAGGCGACGCACTTCGTCCTTGAACAGTTCGCGCAGCGGTTCGACCAGGCCCAGCTTCATGTGTTCCGGCAAGCCGCCCACGTTGTGGTGGCTCTTGATCACGTGCGCCTTGCCGGTCTTGCTGCCGGCCGACTCGATCACGTCCGGGTAGATCGTGCCCTGCGCCAGCCACTTGGCATTGGCCAGCTTGTTGGACTCTTCATCGAAGATGTCCACGAACAGGTTGCCGATGATCTTGCGCTTGGCTTCCGGGTCGCTCACGCCTTCGAGCTTGGCGAAATAGCGGTCGGCCGCGTTGACGCGAATCACCTTGACGCCCATGTGCTCGGCAAACATCGCCATCACCTGGTCGCCTTCCTGCCAGCGCAGCAGGCCGGTATCGACGAACACGCAGGTCAGCTTGTCGCTGATCGCCTTGTGCAGCAATGCAGCGACCACCGACGAATCCACACCGCCGGACAAACCCAGGATCACTTCGTCGTCGCCGACCTGCGCGCGCACGCGCGCAATCTGGTCGTCGATGATGTTGGCGGCGGTCCACAGCGTCTGGCAGCCGCAGACATCGACCACGAAGCGACGCAGCAAGGTCTGGCCCTGCAGCGTGTGGGTGACCTCGGGGTGGAACTGCACGCCGTACCAGCGCTTGTCCTCATTGGACATCGCCGCCACCGGAATGCGGTCGGTCACGGCAGTAATGGTGAAGCCGGGCGGCACTTGCGACACGTGGTCGCCATGGCTCATCCACACGTTCAACCGCGATGCGCCCGCATGGTCGGTCAGGCCGGAGAACAGCGCATCGGCCGCGACGACATCCACCTCCGCATGGCCGAATTCGCGTTGATCGGCCGCTTCGGTGGCGCCGCCCAGCTGCGCAGCCAGGGTCTGCATGCCGTAACAGATACCGAACACCGGCAAGCCGCTGTCGAACACTTCCTGCGGCGCCACCGGCGCGCCCGGCAAGGTGGTCGACTCCGGGCCACCAGACAGAATGATGCCTTTGGCACCGAAGCCGGCAATCTCGGACGGATCGTGATCCCAGGCCCAGATCTCGCAGTACACACCGATTTCGCGAATGCGCCGCGCGATCAACTGCGTGTACTGCGCGCCGAAATCGAGGATGAGGATCTTGTCGTTATGGATGCTGGTCATTGAGAGCCGGGAATCGAGAATCGGGATTGGGGAATCGCAACAGCAAACGCGGCGCCAGCCGCTATCGGACGAGGAACCGCCGGGCTTTTACGATTCCCGATTCGCGATTCCCCATTCCCGATCATCCAGCGCGATAGTTCGGCGGCTCTTTAGTGATCTGCACGTCGTGCACATGGCTTTCGCGCTGACCGGCGCCGGTGATCTTGACGAACTTCGGCTTGGTGCGCATGTCTTCGATGGTGGCGCAGCCCACATAGCCCATGGTCGCGCGCAGACCACCGATGAGCTGATGGATGATGCCGCCGACCGGGCCGCGGTACGGCACGCGCCCTTCGATGCCTTCCGGAACCAGTTTGTCGGCGTCGGAAGCGTCCTGGAAATAGCGGTCCTTGGACCCCTTCTCCATCGCGCCCAGGCTGCCCATGCCGCGGTAGCTCTTGTAGCTGCGGCCCTGGAACAGCTCGACTTCGCCCGGCGCCTCTTCGGTACCGGCCAGCAGGCCGCCGACCATCACCGTGGACGCACCGGCGACCAGCGCCTTGCCGATATCGCCGGAATAGCGGATGCCGCCATCGGCGATCAACGGAATGCGGTCCTGCAACGCTTCGGCCACCATGTCCACCGCGGTGATCTGCGGCACGCCGACGCCTGCGACCACGCGCGTGGTGCAGATCGAGCCCGGGCCCACGCCGACCTTGACCGCATCGGCGCCGGCATCCATCAAGGCCAGCGCGGCATCGCCGGTGACGATGTTGCCGCCGATCACCTGCAGGTGCGGATAGGTCTTCTTGACCCAGGCCACACGGTCGATCACGCCCTGCGAATGACCGTGCGCGGTATCGACGATGACCACGTCGACGCCGGCAGCGGCCAGCAGTTCGATCCGCTGTTCGGTATCGCCGCCAACACCCACGGCCGCGCCGACCAGCAGCCGCGTGGCGGCATCCTTGGCGGCGTTGGGGTTGTCGGTCTTCTTCTGGATATCCTTGACCGTGATCAGGCCGCGCAGCTCGAAGCTGTCGTTCACCACCAGGATCTTTTCGATGCGGTTGCGGTGTAGCAGCTCCAGCACTTCCTCATCGCTGGCGCCTTCGCGCACGGTGATCAGGCGATCCTTCTTGGTCATGATGTGACGGACCGGATCGTCGAGCTTCTTTTCGAAGCGCATGTCGCGGCTGGTCACGATGCCGACCAGTTCGCTGCCGTCCACCACCGGCACGCCGGAGATGTTGCGTGCGCGCGTCAGCGCGATCACTTCGCCGATTGTGGTATCCGGGCTCACCGTGAACGGCTCGGTAATCACGCCGGACTCGAACTTCTTGACCTTGGCCACTTCGGCAGCCTGCTGCGCCGGGGTCAGGTTCTTGTGGATGATGCCGATGCCGCCCAGCTGCGCCATGGCCACGGCCAGGCGGTGTTCGGTCACCGTGTCCATCGCGGCCGACAGGATCGGCAGTTTCAGACGCAGATCGCGGGTCAGCCGGGTTTCCAGGCTGACATCCTTGGGCAGGACGATCGAATGAGCGGGGACGAGCGAAACGTCGTCGTAGGTGAGAGCTTCAGCCTGGATGCGGAGCATCGGCGGACCCGAGTTTGGGGAAGCGCGGCATTTTAACGCATTAGGGCCGCAATTGGGGAGTCTGGGGTCGGGAGTGGCAAAGACGCCGCCCTGCACCGCCCCGCCGTTCGTCAGGATGCCGATGGCCCGCCGATCCCGCACGCAATCCGGATCGGCCGACGCATGCGCTTGGCCGTCGCCTTTAACGAATCCCCAATCCCTAATCCCCAATCCCGGCCGCATCAGCGGCCTCGATGGTGTTCTGCATCAGCGTGGCCACCGTCATCGGCCCCACCCCGCCCGGCACCGGGGTGATCCAGGCCGCGCGCCTTGCTGCCGCATCGAAGCCGACATCGCCAACCAGGCGTCCGTCTTCCAGGCGGTTGATGCCGACATCGATCACCACCGCACCCGGCTTGACCCACTCGCCGGGAATCAGCCCGGGGCGGCCCACGGCCACCACCAGAATGTCGGCATTGCGCACGCTGGCCTCCAGCACATCGGCCGGGGTGAACTTGTGGCAGCTGGTGACCGTGCAACCGGCGATCAACAGTTCCAGCCCCATCGGCCGGCCGACGTGATTGCTCACGCCAACAATGGTCGCGTTGCGTCCACGCACCGGTTGATCGGTATGCGCGAGCAAGGTCACGATGCCGCGCGGCGTGCACGGGCGCAGGCCGAATTCGCGCAACGCCAGATGCCCCACATTTTGCGGATGGAAGCCATCCACATCCTTGCGCGGATCGATCCGTTGGATCAGCCGATTGGCATCGGGAATCCCCGGCAGCGGCAGCTGGATCAGGATTCCGTGGATCTTGGGATCGGTGTTGAGTTCGTCGATCAGGGCCGCCAGCTCGGCCTCGCTGGTGCCGTGCGGCAGGTCGTAATCGAACGCTGCGATACCCACTTTTTCCGCCGCGCGCCGCTTGTTGCGCACATACACCGACGACGCCGGGTCGCCGCCCACCAGGACGACCGCCAACCCGGGCCGCGCCTTGCCCGCCGCCACGCGCGCATCCACGCGCAGCTTCAGCCCGTCGAGCAGGTCCTCGGCAATGCGGCGACCATCGAGAAGGCGGGCCGAAGCGGAGGCAGCTGGCGCGGAAGCGGTCATGGGGCGTCAGGTGTAGAGTCGAAGGCCGTCTATTGTCCCCGATTCCGTCATGACCGACACCACCTCGCCCACCGATTCGACCACCACCGCCATCGAAGCGGCCGCATTCCGCCGCTTGCTGCAGCATCTCAACCAGCAGCGCACCGATGTGCAGAACATCGACCTGATGATCCTGGCCGGCTTCTGCCGCAACTGCCTGGGCGACTGGTACCGCGAAGCGGCCGAGGCACAGGGCCAGCCGATGAGCAAGGAGCAGGCACGCGAGGCGGTCTACGGCATGCCGTTCGCGCAGTGGAAGCAGCAGCACCAGAAAGACGCCACTGCCGAACAGCTCGAAGCATTCGCTGCGGCCCAGCGCAAACACGGCTGATCGTTGGTCGGGACGCGCGGCTGGCGTGACTGCTACGCGTCCGCTGCGCCTGTCTCGAACCTGCGCGCCATCGGGCGGCTGCGCTGCTCCTTGAGGCGGTTCGCAGCCGTGGCTGGGGGTGACTTGGTGTTGAGTGCACGGCCTCACCTGACTGCTTGCTGTAGGCAATGTCTTGTCGATCACGTCAGGAGCTGGAGACGTTGGTTGTTTGGGAAAGTCGGACGTCGTGGGTAGACGTAGTGCAGAGCACATGATCTGCGCACTGGCTGCAGGCCCCTTGCCCGCCTACCGCCGCGGGACACGCCGTGAATCCATCCGTGGAGGCTCTTATGCGGCACCCATCCCGCATAAGGTCCCGGGGCGGCAGGTGGGCAAGAGCCAATCGAGATGATCGCTGTGCATGGTTGCAAGCAAGCATGAGTGCAGTCGTCTGACTGCTGACGATTCATCGCAGTGAGCTGGAGTGCCGCCAGCTGTTGACGTGGCTGTTACGTGGTCACCGACCAAGGTCCTGGCGCGGTAAGGGCACCGCGCGCCCGACGACTCGACATCACCATCGGGCCACTCCAACAAGCACCAAGCAACTGCACTACCGCACGCCAGGTTCATACGCCCGCACAGCCGGTTCCCGCGCAGCCCCCACACCCACCTGACGATTGCGAGGTGTTGTCAGCCGCGGTTGGTCTCTGCTGCGGTCTCTGCACTGGCCTGCGGCAACGCATCGCGGTTGAGCGACCGGCTCTCCCGGCGCGGCGGCGTAAACGGCGTAGGCTTGGGCACCGTCGGCGTGATGTTGCCGAACATCAACCCTGCCCCGGCACGGACATTCCCCGCGGCGATTTCCAGCTCCAGCCGCTCCGCATCGCGGCGGCGGATCTCGCGTGCGATCGTGCCGGCCTCGTCCTCATCCACGCCCAGCTCGACCAGCGCCATCTGGCCGAAGGTCACCGCCGACTCGAAGGTTTCGCGGATCTGGTAATCCACACCGGCCGCGATCAGTTGCAGCGAATGCTCACGATCGAACGAACGCACCAGCAGGCGCGCATGCGGAAACTCGCGGGTCGCCAGCTCGACGATGCGGTTGGCCGCTTCGCGATCGTCGATGCATACCGCGATTGCGCGCGCACTGTGCGCGCCGGAGGCGTGCAGCACATCGAGCCGCGTGCCGTCGCCGTAATAGATCTTGAAACCGAACTCTTCTGCGCTCTGGATCATCTCGATGTCGTTATCGATGATGGTCACGTCCACGTCGCGCGCCAGCAGCGACTGGCTGGCCACCTGGCCGAAGCGGCCGAAGCCGATGACCAGCACGCTGCCGGTCTGACCGTTGGCCGCTTCCACTCCCTCCAGCGACACCTCCGGCGCGGGCGTCAAACGCCGCTGCACCAGGACGAACAACGGCGTCAGCGCCATCGACAGCACCACGATGGCAGTGAGAGTGGCATCGATCTGCGCATCGATCACGCCCGATGCCGAGGCCGCGGCAAACAACACAAAGGCGAACTCGCCACCCTGCGCCATCAGCACACCACGGTCCATTGCCTGGCGATGATCGCTGCCCATCACCCGCGCCACCGCATAGATGCAGATCGCCTTGCCCACCATCAGCGCCAACACGCCGACGAGGATGAGCC
This genomic window contains:
- a CDS encoding Cache 3/Cache 2 fusion domain-containing protein; translated protein: MLRHSLRVRLLLPVLALVLVVVVALTVILAITEANRVKFETGDAIERQSVSLQTLFAVTRSMMLDRVNSSMRQLRKEANAQGAPSIGSEIRVADRNANDLLLGQRPQANAFTMLDDVTAIHEGTATLFSRTGDEFVRISTNVKKDDGSRAIGTVLDPNGQAAAKLRNGESFYGVVDILGNPYVTGYEPIFAGNDKRVIGAWYVGYKADTQALENVVSSRRVLDSGFIAVFDSKNKLRFQSTTGATTDTATIERIVKDSPDDWVVTKQEVPDWGFTLVSAYPKSDVNGVIVRQSLWIAGIGLLVCALLLGLQWALIWNRVLRPIQHLTTVAEELSLGKWNHTIEEVNLKDEIGTLARAISRLSNSVRLAMERLSKR
- a CDS encoding AAA domain-containing protein codes for the protein MVSIHVDGEDKTAKISDWVICWSDKYKALQLVCHYPSKKTYTRPLGNCRVSPTRELGAMLLTKPGSTIVKPISKVTIYDERYAVVHYPGTNRPYVYKMEGIGLVAPTAIKDTPIFHYFSVVANARRDSAKSETDRKIAANVVHQLGKLPASADTALQAYCTGRNGVLAAGQGLIYPFGLNESQLAAVEQAFRAQVSVIEGPPGTGKTQTILNILANILLRGQTVAVLSNNNAAVENVYEKLEKCGLGHLVAKLGNQNNRKDFFADLAPWPSIESEPAPSLEEVQVLLDRVKQHLHDRNRVAQLQVELDELTVERRYLQQWQAESGVQVTVSLDKYGLSPPKTTDLMAYLAHLGEQRIRLKDRIELLFKFKIFRTKPFTDGDARLSVFHALQMHYYDKASRDKEAELQKCRDSLALADFDVSLETLKAASMRHLKQHLQAQVRSSDSFDANTYRHQQQFDAFLRRFPILGSGTHSLVNSIASGAILDYVIIDEASLQDIVPGILPLGCAKNLIVVGDNRQLAHIPVALGLPAPAAAYDCERYSLLDSCINVFGAAIPRTLLKEHYRCHPRIIQFCNQQFYDNALVPMTEDKGESPLRLVVTARGNHTRNNTNLRELDSLLKLLDDEGEPVGMDRDGRGFIAPFRAQVDLSGTCLPEDFVKDTVHKFQGRECDEIVFSTVLDKKRYNQQRERLDFVDDPHMVNVAVSRARHRFTLVTGDEVFTGNNGQIAALMRYVSYYAQDEQIVRAPVVSAFDLLYREYDHSLARLNARLRPEDSRYKSEQIAAQLLREALSASVYRSLMYHDQIKLDQVASPSNPDLTQRERAFMARASCDFVIYFKVGKVPLGVIEVDGGSHDRPEQAARDALKNGILAKSGIPILRLSTIKSGIAESIGDFIAQWAAAPRSA
- the guaA gene encoding glutamine-hydrolyzing GMP synthase, yielding MTSIHNDKILILDFGAQYTQLIARRIREIGVYCEIWAWDHDPSEIAGFGAKGIILSGGPESTTLPGAPVAPQEVFDSGLPVFGICYGMQTLAAQLGGATEAADQREFGHAEVDVVAADALFSGLTDHAGASRLNVWMSHGDHVSQVPPGFTITAVTDRIPVAAMSNEDKRWYGVQFHPEVTHTLQGQTLLRRFVVDVCGCQTLWTAANIIDDQIARVRAQVGDDEVILGLSGGVDSSVVAALLHKAISDKLTCVFVDTGLLRWQEGDQVMAMFAEHMGVKVIRVNAADRYFAKLEGVSDPEAKRKIIGNLFVDIFDEESNKLANAKWLAQGTIYPDVIESAGSKTGKAHVIKSHHNVGGLPEHMKLGLVEPLRELFKDEVRRLGVELGLPRTMVYRHPFPGPGLGVRILGEVKREYAELLAKADAIFIDELRKADLYDKTSQAFAVFLPVKSVGVVGDARAYEWVIALRAVETIDFMTAHWAHLPYDFLGTVSNRIINELRGVSRVVYDISGKPPATIEWE
- the guaB gene encoding IMP dehydrogenase, with the translated sequence MLRIQAEALTYDDVSLVPAHSIVLPKDVSLETRLTRDLRLKLPILSAAMDTVTEHRLAVAMAQLGGIGIIHKNLTPAQQAAEVAKVKKFESGVITEPFTVSPDTTIGEVIALTRARNISGVPVVDGSELVGIVTSRDMRFEKKLDDPVRHIMTKKDRLITVREGASDEEVLELLHRNRIEKILVVNDSFELRGLITVKDIQKKTDNPNAAKDAATRLLVGAAVGVGGDTEQRIELLAAAGVDVVIVDTAHGHSQGVIDRVAWVKKTYPHLQVIGGNIVTGDAALALMDAGADAVKVGVGPGSICTTRVVAGVGVPQITAVDMVAEALQDRIPLIADGGIRYSGDIGKALVAGASTVMVGGLLAGTEEAPGEVELFQGRSYKSYRGMGSLGAMEKGSKDRYFQDASDADKLVPEGIEGRVPYRGPVGGIIHQLIGGLRATMGYVGCATIEDMRTKPKFVKITGAGQRESHVHDVQITKEPPNYRAG
- the folD gene encoding bifunctional methylenetetrahydrofolate dehydrogenase/methenyltetrahydrofolate cyclohydrolase FolD, whose translation is MTASAPAASASARLLDGRRIAEDLLDGLKLRVDARVAAGKARPGLAVVLVGGDPASSVYVRNKRRAAEKVGIAAFDYDLPHGTSEAELAALIDELNTDPKIHGILIQLPLPGIPDANRLIQRIDPRKDVDGFHPQNVGHLALREFGLRPCTPRGIVTLLAHTDQPVRGRNATIVGVSNHVGRPMGLELLIAGCTVTSCHKFTPADVLEASVRNADILVVAVGRPGLIPGEWVKPGAVVIDVGINRLEDGRLVGDVGFDAAARRAAWITPVPGGVGPMTVATLMQNTIEAADAAGIGD
- a CDS encoding DUF1244 domain-containing protein; its protein translation is MTDTTSPTDSTTTAIEAAAFRRLLQHLNQQRTDVQNIDLMILAGFCRNCLGDWYREAAEAQGQPMSKEQAREAVYGMPFAQWKQQHQKDATAEQLEAFAAAQRKHG
- a CDS encoding monovalent cation:proton antiporter-2 (CPA2) family protein → MSQSAHASELINVVALLGAAVVAIPLFRRLGLGSVLGYLAAGLAIGPFGLGLFDDPQAILHVAELGVVMFLFVIGLEMRPSHLWSLRKEIFGLGTVQICLCALVLTGIGMLLGFPPPVAFVAASGFVLTSTAVVMQLLAERGDVALPSGQKIVAILLFEDLLIVPLLAIVAWMGSSGDPQAASQRWHDIGIGLACIVGLLVAGRWLLNPLFRVLAASKAREVMTAAALLVVLGAALLMQVGGLSMAMGAFLAGVLLSESTFRHQIEADIEPFRGILLGLFFLGVGMSLDLRVVAADWRLILVGVLALMVGKAICIYAVARVMGSDHRQAMDRGVLMAQGGEFAFVLFAAASASGVIDAQIDATLTAIVVLSMALTPLFVLVQRRLTPAPEVSLEGVEAANGQTGSVLVIGFGRFGQVASQSLLARDVDVTIIDNDIEMIQSAEEFGFKIYYGDGTRLDVLHASGAHSARAIAVCIDDREAANRIVELATREFPHARLLVRSFDREHSLQLIAAGVDYQIRETFESAVTFGQMALVELGVDEDEAGTIAREIRRRDAERLELEIAAGNVRAGAGLMFGNITPTVPKPTPFTPPRRESRSLNRDALPQASAETAAETNRG